A stretch of Planococcus citri chromosome 5, ihPlaCitr1.1, whole genome shotgun sequence DNA encodes these proteins:
- the LOC135847385 gene encoding uncharacterized protein LOC135847385 isoform X1 produces MMYLCGVNDISDVNVVLNAENQKLQKLSNELTVAQLDTYLNSLRTMSKSLEEYYTYIQNREMEKYDDEYIKQCHSCNQDGLDFTNLQTTIHKLQADIYQANEKQEPKTVVTTKLSQCFDLHK; encoded by the exons ATGATGTACTTATGTGGCGTG AACGATATTAGCGATGTGAACGTCGTATTGAATGCTGAAAACCAGAAACTGCAAAAGCTTAGCAACGAATTGACCGTCGCACAGTTAGATACGTATTTGAATTCTCTTCGCACGATGTCCAAGTCATTGGAAGAATATTACACCTACATACAAAA CAGGGAAATGGAAAAATACGACGACGAATATATCAAGCAATGCCACAGCTGTAACCAAGATGGATTAGATTTCACCAATTTACAAACAACTATTCATAAACTGCAAGCTGATATTTATCAAGCTAACGAGAAACAG gAGCCGAAAACCGTAGTAACGACGAAGCTATCGCAGTGTTTCGATTTACACAAGTAA
- the LOC135847385 gene encoding uncharacterized protein LOC135847385 isoform X2, with product MMYLCGVNDISDVNVVLNAENQKLQKLSNELTVAQLDTYLNSLRTMSKSLEEYYTYIQKEMEKYDDEYIKQCHSCNQDGLDFTNLQTTIHKLQADIYQANEKQEPKTVVTTKLSQCFDLHK from the exons ATGATGTACTTATGTGGCGTG AACGATATTAGCGATGTGAACGTCGTATTGAATGCTGAAAACCAGAAACTGCAAAAGCTTAGCAACGAATTGACCGTCGCACAGTTAGATACGTATTTGAATTCTCTTCGCACGATGTCCAAGTCATTGGAAGAATATTACACCTACATACAAAA GGAAATGGAAAAATACGACGACGAATATATCAAGCAATGCCACAGCTGTAACCAAGATGGATTAGATTTCACCAATTTACAAACAACTATTCATAAACTGCAAGCTGATATTTATCAAGCTAACGAGAAACAG gAGCCGAAAACCGTAGTAACGACGAAGCTATCGCAGTGTTTCGATTTACACAAGTAA